In Musa acuminata AAA Group cultivar baxijiao chromosome BXJ3-9, Cavendish_Baxijiao_AAA, whole genome shotgun sequence, a single genomic region encodes these proteins:
- the LOC135649073 gene encoding pentatricopeptide repeat-containing protein At1g08070, chloroplastic-like, producing MLPSGARPNKFTFTFLLRAASAAAAAPALLHARLTVLGLHADPFLRSALIAAYSSSGRRSPAALFVRLAGPHPDVVLRTALVSALARCGLPDAARDAFDTIPVSFADLISAYAASGRHPDALATLRRTRRSGVPPTEAALVSALSSAAYLGAITDGELAHRDALVLLSHRPWHRALNHVLQVRPLGVREAGVRRNTPQ from the coding sequence ATGCTCCCCTCCGGCGCCCGTCCCAACAAGTTCACCTTCACCTTCCTTCTCCGCGCAGcgtcagccgccgccgctgctcctgccCTCCTCCACGCCCGCCTCACCGTCCTCGGCCTCCACGCCGACCCCTTTCTCCGCTCGGCCCTCATCGCCGCTTACTCCTCTTCCGGCCGTCGCTCCCCCGCTGCCCTGTTCGTCCGCCTCGCCGGGCCTCACCCGGACGTGGTCCTCCGCACCGCCCTCGTCTCCGCCCTCGCCCGTTGCGGCCTCCCCGACGCCGCACGCGACGCCTTCGACACCATCCCGGTCTCCTTCGCCGACCTCATCTCCGCCTACGCCGCCTCTGGCCGCCACCCCGACGCCCTCGCCACCCTCCGCCGCACGCGCCGCTCCGGCGTGCCACCCACCGAGGCCGCCCTCGTCTCCGCACTCTCCTCCGCCGCCTACCTCGGCGCCATTACCGACGGCGAGCTCGCCCACCGCGATGCCCTCGTCCTCCTCAGCCACCGCCCTTGGCACCGCGCTCTTAACCATGTCCTCCAGGTGCGGCCGCTTGGAGTCCGCGAGGCGGGTGTTCGACGAAATACCCCACAATGA
- the LOC135649364 gene encoding probable calcium-binding protein CML14: MGGRRLQGEQLKQLRDIFNRFDMDGDGSITHLELAALLRSLGLKPTGDQIHALLSGMDANRNGSIEFDELAVALAPLMSEQALLNQEQLLDVFRSFDRDGNGYISAAELARSMARMGQPLTFCELTEMMRQADTDGDGVISFTEFAAVMAKSAVEFLGLTVVS, encoded by the coding sequence ATGGGTGGTCGTCGGCTGCAGGGCGAGCAGCTGAAGCAGCTGCGGGACATCTTCAACCGCTTCGACATGGACGGCGACGGCAGCATCACTCACCTGGAGCTCGCCGCGCTGCTACGCTCCCTCGGTTTGAAACCCACGGGCGACCAGATCCACGCGCTCCTCTCCGGCATGGACGCCAACCGCAACGGCTCCATCGAGTTCGACGAGCTCGCCGTCGCGCTCGCGCCCCTCATGAGCGAACAGGCCCTTCTCAACCAGGAGCAGCTCCTGGACGTGTTCCGCTCCTTCGACCGGGACGGCAATGGCTACATCTCCGCGGCGGAGCTGGCGCGGTCCATGGCGCGCATGGGCCAGCCGCTGACCTTCTGCGAGCTCACCGAGATGATGCGGCAGGCCGACACCGACGGCGACGGCGTCATCAGCTTCACGGAGTTCGCGGCCGTCATGGCCAAGTCCGCCGTGGAATTCCTTGGCCTCACGGTAGTGTCATAG